A window from Drosophila kikkawai strain 14028-0561.14 chromosome 2L, DkikHiC1v2, whole genome shotgun sequence encodes these proteins:
- the RtcB gene encoding RNA-splicing ligase RtcB homolog, with the protein MVVRSYNDELKYLEKVSDHCWRIKKGFQPNMNVEGCFYVNSRLERLMLEELKNSCRPGAVGGFLPGVKQIANVAALPGIVGRSIGLPDIHSGYGFAIGNMAAFDMDDPLSVVSPGGVGFDINCGVRLLRTNLYEKDVQPVKEQLAQSLFDHIPVGVGSKGIIPMNARDLEEALEMGMDWSLREGYVWAEDKEHCEEYGRMLNADPAKVSMRAKKRGLPQLGTLGAGNHYAEIQVVDEIYDKWSASKMGIEEKGQVVVMIHSGSRGFGHQVATDALVQMEKAMKRDKIETNDRQLACARINSVEGQDYLKAMAAAANFAWVNRSSMTFLTRQAFAKMFNTTPDDLDMHVIYDVSHNIAKVENHMVDGKERKLLVHRKGSTRAFPPHHPLIPVDYQLTGQPVLVGGTMGTCSYVLTGTEQGMKETFGSTCHGAGRALSRAKSRRNIDYKEVLEKLDQIGIAIRVASPKLVMEEAPESYKDVTDVVDTCHAAGISKKCIKLRPIAVIKG; encoded by the exons ATGGTCGTGCGCTCGTACAACGATGAGCTCAAGTACCTGGAAAAGGTGAGCGATCACTGCTGGCGCATCAAGAAAGGCTTCCAGCCGAACATGAACGTGGAGGGATGCTTCTATGTGAACAGCCGCCTGGAGCGTCTCATGCTGGAGGAGCTGAAGAACTCCTGTCGTCCGGGAGCCGTTGGAGGCTTCCTGCCGGGAGTGAAGCAGATCGCTAATGTGGCAGCGCTGCCTGGAATCGTGGGCCGTTCTATTGGGCTGCCCGACATCCACTCCGGTTATGGATTTGCCATCGGAAACATGGCTGCCTTCGACATGGACGACCCGTTGTCCGTGGTGAGTCCCGGGGGCGTTGGCTTCGACATTAACTGCGGCGTCCGTCTGCTGCGCACCAATCTGTACGAGAAAGATGTGCAGCCGGTGAAGGAGCAACTGGCCCAGTCCCTGTTCGATCATATACCCGTGGGCGTGGGATCTAAGGGCATCATTCCGATGAACGCCCGCGATCTGGAGGAGGCCCTCGAGATGGGCATGGACTGGTCGCTGCGGGAGGGCTACGTCTGGGCGGAGGACAAGGAGCATTGCGAGGAGTACGGACGGATGCTTAACGCCGATCCCGCCAAGGTGAGCATGCGAGCCAAGAAGCGCGGTCTGCCCCAGCTGGGAACTCTGGGCGCTGGCAACCATTACGCCGAGATCCAGGTGGTGGACGAGATCTACGACAAGTGGAGCGCATCCAAGATGGGCATCGAGGAAAAGGGCCAAGTAGTGGTAATGATTCACTCCGGAAGCCGTGGCTTTGGTCACCAAGTGGCCACCGACGCTCTGGTGCAGATGGAGAAGGCCATGAAGCGGGACAAGATCGAGACCAATGACCGGCAGCTGGCCTGCGCCAGAATCAACTCTGTGGAGGGTCAGGATTACCTCAAGGccatggcggcggcggctaaCTTCGCCTGGGTGAATCGCAGCTCGATGACCTTCCTCACGCGCCAGGCCTTCGCCAAGATGTTCAACACCACGCCGGATGATCTCGACATGCACGTCATCTACGATGTCTCGCACAACATTGCCAAGGTGGAGAATCACATGGTCGATGGAAAGGAGCGGAAGCTGCTCGTTCACCGCAAGGGCTCCACCCGAGCCTTTCCCCCGCATCACCCTCTCATCCCAGTGGACTATCAGCTCACGGGACAACCCGTCCTGGTGGGCGGAACCATGGGCACTTGCAGCTACGTTCTAACCGGAACGGAGCAGGGCATGAAGGAGACCTTTGGCAGCACTTGCCACGGAGCG GGTCGCGCTTTATCTCGTGCCAAATCCCGCCGTAATATCGACTATAAGGAAGTACTTGAAAAGCTGGATCAGATTGGCATAGCCATTCGCGTAGCTTCGCCCAAGCTGGTCATGGAGGAGGCTCCGGAGTCCTACAAGGATGTCACCGATGTGGTGGACACCTGTCATGCGGCGGGCATAAGCAAGAAGTGTATCAAACTGCGACCAATTGCTGTTATCAAGGGTTAA
- the Alp12 gene encoding alkaline phosphatase: MTETPIKNRKIRKLSDVEMTEVQLNEVDLSARNNVETGSSSGTEETKFDGSNAEPPSKWFRSRFFIMSLVFSCLLITAMCIGFVVHYEMAEDVGDMDTVTYWPVELPKEQHEWYDLGIKELKKAVSRDFNRRRAKNVVLFVGDGMGPNTVTAARIYGFKEEGLLSWEHFPHMGLLKTYCADKQVSDSFSTATALFGGVKVNYETGGVDSSVPLGNCTASLQQDHHVQTILRWAQMDGMRTGFVTTTRVTHATPAALYAHVPDRRWECETGMTPEARDQGCIDIARQLVELPTGQNINVIMGGGRQMLVSNVSHSEADPLDTWASKSADGRDLIKDWRRKKEEAGEAHAVIQNNRELWNLKGEEVDYLLGIFANGHLMYDHERDRGESGMPSLSNMTLKALEVLGNSDKGFLLVVEAGLIDQAHHRGKARKALHEVLELSTAVESTLSFLKSTDRLDETLVIVTADHSHSLTINGHPDRGSSILGLAGTSKTEQTSYTTLTYGTSYEGFQVDPSTQKRKNPAESDIHDWEYTQQAAINTDENLHGGSDVTIHAEGAMSYLFHGVHEQSYVAHAISYALRIGRFRDSSIVETLAELTPL, from the coding sequence ATGACTGAAACACCGATCAAAAACAGAAAGATCCGGAAACTGAGCGATGTGGAAATGACCGAAGTGCAACTAAATGAAGTGGACCTCAGTGCCAGGAATAATGTGGAAACCGGAAGCTCCAGCGGAACCGAAGAAACCAAATTCGACGGCAGCAATGCGGAGCCCCCATCAAAATGGTTTAGGTCCAGATTCTTCATCATGTCGCTCGTATTTTCTTGCCTCTTGATAACAGCCATGTGTATTGGCTTTGTGGTGCACTATGAAATGGCTGAAGATGTGGGCGACATGGACACGGTGACCTATTGGCCGGTGGAGTTACCCAAGGAGCAGCATGAGTGGTACGACCTAGGAATCAAGGAGCTTAAGAAAGCAGTTTCTAGGGACTTTAATCGGCGCCGGGCCAAAAATGTTGTCCTTTTTGTTGGCGACGGAATGGGTCCTAATACGGTGACTGCAGCCCGAATCTATGGATTCAAGGAGGAGGGTTTGCTCAGCTGGGAGCACTTCCCCCATATGGGACTACTTAAGACGTACTGCGCGGACAAACAAGTTTCGGATTCCTTCTCGACGGCTACAGCTCTATTTGGCGGTGTGAAGGTTAACTACGAGACGGGTGGCGTGGACTCCAGTGTGCCTCTGGGCAACTGCACCGCCTCCTTGCAGCAGGACCACCACGTGCAGACGATCCTGCGATGGGCTCAGATGGACGGAATGCGAACGGGCTTCGTGACAACCACCAGGGTAACGCATGCCACTCCCGCCGCTCTCTATGCCCATGTGCCGGATCGTCGCTGGGAATGTGAGACAGGAATGACGCCAGAGGCCCGGGATCAGGGTTGCATAGACATTGCCCGTCAGCTAGTCGAACTGCCCACGGGTCAGAACATCAATGTGATCATGGGCGGGGGCCGTCAAATGCTTGTGTCGAATGTCAGCCACTCGGAGGCCGATCCCTTGGACACTTGGGCGAGCAAGTCAGCAGATGGCCGAGATCTTATCAAGGACTGGAGACGGAAGAAGGAAGAGGCGGGAGAGGCACATGCCGTCATCCAAAACAATCGGGAGCTATGGAATCTCAAAGGTGAGGAGGTCGACTACCTTCTGGGCATCTTTGCCAACGGACATCTTATGTACGATCACGAGCGTGATCGAGGTGAGTCCGGAATGCCGTCACTTTCGAATATGACCCTCAAGGCTCTCGAGGTGCTGGGAAACAGTGACAAGGGATTTCTGCTTGTCGTCGAAGCCGGCTTAATCGATCAGGCCCATCATCGGGGAAAGGCTCGCAAGGCCCTTCACGAAGTTCTCGAACTCAGTACAGCGGTGGAGTCCACCCTTTCGTTCCTGAAGTCAACGGACCGCTTGGACGAAACACTGGTCATCGTGACCGCCGATCATTCACACAGCCTGACCATCAATGGGCACCCGGATCGGGGCTCCAGCATATTGGGACTGGCGGGAACATCAAAGACTGAACAGACATCCTATACCACACTCACCTATGGCACCAGCTACGAAGGATTCCAAGTGGATCCTAGCACTCAAAAGCGAAAGAATCCTGCAGAAAGCGATATCCACGACTGGGAGTATACCCAGCAGGCCGCCATCAATACGGATGAAAACCTACATGGCGGATCGGATGTGACAATCCATGCCGAAGGTGCCATGTCCTACCTGTTCCACGGAGTGCACGAACAGAGCTACGTGGCCCACGCCATTTCTTATGCCTTGAGGATCGGACGTTTCCGAGACAGCTCCATAGTTGAGACACTGGCTGAGCTGACGCCgctttaa
- the LOC108082788 gene encoding uncharacterized protein, protein MDLLQLHDDCLDLIFLNFKLDELLPLYRKIHNRFDEAIERQLHRFKELEFSMRLPPYFHEDLMIALGRHLHSLHINVGYSTKDQDTLRYLKPLCQGASESRRLRALKLDHAKWSPDILATVQSVAPSLFFLDMRHCDVRDYQIAQLLESADKLKALALLHVNNQTGDSYLQPRILNSVPSLRLIHITILGPLPFSPEDLAQQCPNLSFLISDLINSEFKIYGPPGYLQNYYKYYHEYFKNP, encoded by the coding sequence atggACTTGCTACAACTGCATGATGACTGCCTGGATCTCATATTTCTCAACTTTAAACTGGATGAACTGCTGCCTTTATACAGAAAAATTCACAATCGCTTCGATGAGGCCATTGAAAGACAACTCCATCGGTTTAAAGAGCTAGAGTTCAGCATGAGACTGCCTCCATATTTTCACGAAGATCTGATGATAGCCTTGGGTCGCCACCTGCACAGCCTTCACATCAATGTCGGCTACTCAACCAAGGACCAAGACACTCTGCGATATTTAAAGCCGCTGTGCCAAGGTGCCTCCGAGAGCCGACGTTTGCGCGCTCTGAAACTGGACCATGCCAAATGGTCACCCGATATATTGGCCACCGTTCAAAGTGTGGCTCCTTCGCTGTTCTTTTTGGACATGCGTCACTGCGATGTGCGGGACTACCAGATAGCACAGCTCTTGGAATCGGCCGATAAGTTGAAAGCCCTCGCTCTGCTGCATGTTAATAATCAGACTGGAGACTCTTATCTGCAGCCTAGAATACTCAACAGTGTGCCATCCCTGAGACTCATCCACATCACAATCCTTGGCCCGTTGCCGTTCTCCCCAGAGGATCTCGCCCAGCAGTGCCCGAACCTGAGCTTCCTCATAAGTGATCTAATTAACAGcgaattcaaaatatatggACCTCCTGGTTACCTacaaaactattataaatactatcATGAGTATTTTAAGAATCCTTGA
- the Rab9 gene encoding ras-related protein Rab-9A gives MTNMRPQKSKLLKVVILGDGGVGKSALLTRFVSNRYEENNFHTIGVEFMNKDIVVEGERYTLQIWDTAGQERFRALRTPFYRGSDICLLCYALDDRDSLNGLDLWRNEFLNYADVDPEKFPFIVVGNKNDIPPQKRQVSYERVQQWCADQKIASHIETSSKAATNVTDAFILGLRQWRHMECVAEAELRQQGDTIDLTRPIRLVQRRICCTGGGGGGGQDGDADNDSDAAMRSPGKKRNAAKAPATNYRL, from the exons atGACAAATATGCGCCCACAGAAATCCAAGTTGCTGAAGGTCGTCATACTGGGCGATGGGGGCGTTGGAAAGTCTGCCCTACTCACCCGCTTCGTTTCGAACCGCTACGAGGAGAACAATTTCCACACCATCGGCGTTGAGTTCATGAACAAGGATATAGTCGTCGAGGGCGAGCGCTACACACTGCAG ATATGGGACACTGCCGGTCAGGAGCGATTCCGGGCTCTTCGGACACCCTTCTACCGTGGATCGGACATTTGCCTGCTGTGTTATGCTCTGGACGATAGGGACAGCTTGAATGGATTGGATTTGTGGCGAAATGAGTTCCTCAACTATGCGGATGTGGATCCCGAAAAATTTCCCTTCATTGTGGTGGGCAATAAG AATGACATACCTCCACAGAAGCGCCAGGTGAGCTACGAGCGCGTGCAGCAGTGGTGCGCCGACCAAAAGATCGCCTCCCACATCGAGACGTCCTCGAAGGCGGCCACCAATGTCACGGATGCCTTTATCCTGGGCCTGCGCCAGTGGCGTCACATGGAGTGCGTGGCCGAGGCGGAGCTGCGGCAGCAAGGCGACACTATCGACCTCACCCGCCCCATACGCCTTGTGCAGCGACGCATCTGTTGCACAggaggcggtggtggtgggggcCAGGACGGGGATGCGGATAATGACAGCGATGCCGCCATGCGGAGTCCGGGAAAAAAGCGCAATGCAGCTAAGGCGCCAGCCACCAATTATCGGCTGTGA
- the LOC108082767 gene encoding alpha-tocopherol transfer protein-like isoform X2, translated as MRVPTMLSDLDQLPTLQVGDYTLQFDLGEPSAQGKEVAIKELRETPERQKEAAKELARLLEAETDLLYPKGNEEWLIRYLRPCKYYPESARDLIKRYYAFKVKHSDVYNNLKPSGESNIFKHNILTVFPNRDQCGRRILVLELGKRWKHKQVTLDEVFKGAVLFLEAAMLEPETQICGAVVIFDMDGLSLQQTWQFTPPFAKRIVDWLQDSVPLRIKAIHIVNQPKLFNVVFALFKPFLREKLRARIIFHGTDRESLHKYMSPKCLPAAYGGILESNRIDSDQWYQLLLKCDAEFDAINSYGYKKK; from the exons ATGA GAGTTCCCACCATGTTGTCGGACTTAGATCAGCTGCCCACGCTCCAGGTGGGCGACTACACGCTCCAGTTTGACCTGGGTGAACCGTCGGCCCAAGGCAAGGAGGTGGCCATCAAGGAGCTACGGGAAACTCCCGAGCGGCAGAAGGAGGCAGCCAAGGAGTTGGCTCGGCTCTTAGAGG CCGAGACCGATTTGCTGTATCCCAAGGGAAACGAGGAGTGGCTGATTCGATACCTGCGTCCCTGCAAGTATTATCCAGAGAGCGCCCGCGACTTG ATCAAGCGCTACTACGCCTTCAAGGTGAAGCATTCGGATGTGTACAACAACCTCAAGCCGTCCGGAGAGTCCAACATCTTCAAGCACAATATACTCACAGTCTTTCCCAATAGAGATCAGTGTGGGCGTCGTATTTTGGTTTTGGAGCTTGGCA AGCGCTGGAAGCACAAGCAGGTCACCCTGGACGAGGTGTTCAAGGGTGCTGTGCTCTTTCTAGAGGCTGCTATGCTGGAACCGGAGACACAGATCTGCGGAGCCGTGGTGATCTTCGATATGGACGGCCTTAGCTTGCAGCAAACCTGGCAATTTACGCCTCCCTTCGCCAAGCGCATAGTGGACTGGCTGCAGGACTCTGTACCCCTGAGAATTAAGGCCATTCACATTGTGAACCAGCCAAAGCTCTTCAACGTGGTGTTTGCTCTATTCAAGCCCTTCCTCAGGGAGAAGCTGCGCGCCAGGATCATCTTCCATGGCACCGATCGTGAGTCCCTGCACAAGTACATGTCGCCCAAGTGCCTGCCCGCCGCCTATGGCGGTATCCTTGAGTCCAACCGAATCGACAGTGATCAATGGTACCAGCTACTGCTCAAGTGCGATGCCGAGTTTGATGCCATTAATTCATATGGTTACAAGAAGAAGTGA
- the LOC121502476 gene encoding uncharacterized protein, translating into MFRSSSNFSRSSPQPRHYIGEAQPGTTENIRIDLLTHKKRRARVNRARFILGKIAKNEAEGIADPRDAEDKAKFLAEIAEYEAYKANPKAFKPPQPKRNRSHDVNESAPKRTKDSHGEPRATTYVNRAKKFSEVARDSLAMALVDELNDDGRLLSEKWEDIESKLTDMVTDRLVNAPNSPIPSFDSSDVVGGHRVIRCDDGFSRSFLEKCVARISHNWSGLKIRLVHASEIPRRPRARIWLPNGQSDHKRVITCLRAQNPDVYTEDWAILKAEKEMKSSQPFLLLINKRCLPQLKALDYKVRYGIRKAKIKIFLAEPDEILEEVDDDDFDDQFPDTTTEGDFCTKGEEGMWIKEEPDSNWSH; encoded by the coding sequence atgtTTCGGAGTTCATCAAATTTCTCCAGGAGCAGTCCCCAACCCAGGCATTACATAGGTGAGGCTCAGCCGGGCACCACTGAAAATATCAGAATCGATTTGCTTACACATAAAAAAAGACGAGCAAGAGTGAATAGAGCCCGCTTCATCCTTGGCAAGATAGCCAAGAACGAAGCTGAGGGCATAGCCGATCCTCGGGATGCTGAAGACAAGGCCAAATTCCTTGCGGAGATCGCGGAATATGAGGCGTATAAGGCGAACCCGAAAGCGTTCAAGCCCCCCCAGCCAAAAAGAAATCGGTCTCACGATGTAAACGAAAGCGCACCTAAGAGGACAAAGGACTCTCATGGTGAGCCGAGAGCAACAACCTACGTCAATCGGGCAAAGAAGTTCAGCGAGGTGGCCAGAGACAGTCTGGCcatggctctggtggatgaacTTAACGACGACGGTCGTCTGCTTTCGGAAAAGTGGGAGGACATCGAGTCCAAGTTGACCGACATGGTCACCGACAGGTTGGTTAACGCGCCGAACAGCCCCATTCCGTCCTTCGACTCGTCAGATGTGGTCGGTGGGCATCGGGTAATCAGATGCGACGATGGGTTTTCAAGGAGCTTCCTTGAAAAGTGTGTGGCTAGGATCAGCCACAATTGGTCTGGCCTTAAAATAAGGTTAGTCCACGCCAGTGAGATTCCGAGGAGACCCAGAGCGCGCATCTGGTTGCCAAACGGGCAAAGTGATCACAAGAGAGTGATCACATGTCTGCGAGCTCAGAACCCGGATGTCTATACAGAGGACTGGGCCATACTGAAGGCGGAGAAGGAGATGAAGTCGAGCCAGCCGTTCCTCCTCCTGATAAACAAACGCTGCCTGCCGCAGCTAAAAGCTCTTGATTACAAGGTTCGGTACGGCATAAGGAAGGCCAAGATCAAGATCTTCCTAGCCGAGCCGGACGAGATTTTGGAAGAAGTCGATGACGACGACTTCGACGACCAGTTCCCCGACACAACTACTGAAGGCGATTTTTGTACAAAAGGAGAAGAAGGGATGTGGATTAAAGAGGAGCCCGACTCTAATTGGAGTCACTAG
- the LOC108082767 gene encoding alpha-tocopherol transfer protein-like isoform X3: MLSDLDQLPTLQVGDYTLQFDLGEPSAQGKEVAIKELRETPERQKEAAKELARLLEAETDLLYPKGNEEWLIRYLRPCKYYPESARDLIKRYYAFKVKHSDVYNNLKPSGESNIFKHNILTVFPNRDQCGRRILVLELGKRWKHKQVTLDEVFKGAVLFLEAAMLEPETQICGAVVIFDMDGLSLQQTWQFTPPFAKRIVDWLQDSVPLRIKAIHIVNQPKLFNVVFALFKPFLREKLRARIIFHGTDRESLHKYMSPKCLPAAYGGILESNRIDSDQWYQLLLKCDAEFDAINSYGYKKK, encoded by the exons ATGTTGTCGGACTTAGATCAGCTGCCCACGCTCCAGGTGGGCGACTACACGCTCCAGTTTGACCTGGGTGAACCGTCGGCCCAAGGCAAGGAGGTGGCCATCAAGGAGCTACGGGAAACTCCCGAGCGGCAGAAGGAGGCAGCCAAGGAGTTGGCTCGGCTCTTAGAGG CCGAGACCGATTTGCTGTATCCCAAGGGAAACGAGGAGTGGCTGATTCGATACCTGCGTCCCTGCAAGTATTATCCAGAGAGCGCCCGCGACTTG ATCAAGCGCTACTACGCCTTCAAGGTGAAGCATTCGGATGTGTACAACAACCTCAAGCCGTCCGGAGAGTCCAACATCTTCAAGCACAATATACTCACAGTCTTTCCCAATAGAGATCAGTGTGGGCGTCGTATTTTGGTTTTGGAGCTTGGCA AGCGCTGGAAGCACAAGCAGGTCACCCTGGACGAGGTGTTCAAGGGTGCTGTGCTCTTTCTAGAGGCTGCTATGCTGGAACCGGAGACACAGATCTGCGGAGCCGTGGTGATCTTCGATATGGACGGCCTTAGCTTGCAGCAAACCTGGCAATTTACGCCTCCCTTCGCCAAGCGCATAGTGGACTGGCTGCAGGACTCTGTACCCCTGAGAATTAAGGCCATTCACATTGTGAACCAGCCAAAGCTCTTCAACGTGGTGTTTGCTCTATTCAAGCCCTTCCTCAGGGAGAAGCTGCGCGCCAGGATCATCTTCCATGGCACCGATCGTGAGTCCCTGCACAAGTACATGTCGCCCAAGTGCCTGCCCGCCGCCTATGGCGGTATCCTTGAGTCCAACCGAATCGACAGTGATCAATGGTACCAGCTACTGCTCAAGTGCGATGCCGAGTTTGATGCCATTAATTCATATGGTTACAAGAAGAAGTGA
- the LOC108082767 gene encoding alpha-tocopherol transfer protein-like isoform X1 → MLTASAAAMPCLPKQPGNSSSSAPPIRCHAGVPTMLSDLDQLPTLQVGDYTLQFDLGEPSAQGKEVAIKELRETPERQKEAAKELARLLEAETDLLYPKGNEEWLIRYLRPCKYYPESARDLIKRYYAFKVKHSDVYNNLKPSGESNIFKHNILTVFPNRDQCGRRILVLELGKRWKHKQVTLDEVFKGAVLFLEAAMLEPETQICGAVVIFDMDGLSLQQTWQFTPPFAKRIVDWLQDSVPLRIKAIHIVNQPKLFNVVFALFKPFLREKLRARIIFHGTDRESLHKYMSPKCLPAAYGGILESNRIDSDQWYQLLLKCDAEFDAINSYGYKKK, encoded by the exons ATGTTGACCGCCTCCGCAGCAGCCATGCCCTGTCTGCCAAAGCAGCCGGGCAACTCATCCTCCTCCGCTCCACCGATACGATGCCATGCGG GAGTTCCCACCATGTTGTCGGACTTAGATCAGCTGCCCACGCTCCAGGTGGGCGACTACACGCTCCAGTTTGACCTGGGTGAACCGTCGGCCCAAGGCAAGGAGGTGGCCATCAAGGAGCTACGGGAAACTCCCGAGCGGCAGAAGGAGGCAGCCAAGGAGTTGGCTCGGCTCTTAGAGG CCGAGACCGATTTGCTGTATCCCAAGGGAAACGAGGAGTGGCTGATTCGATACCTGCGTCCCTGCAAGTATTATCCAGAGAGCGCCCGCGACTTG ATCAAGCGCTACTACGCCTTCAAGGTGAAGCATTCGGATGTGTACAACAACCTCAAGCCGTCCGGAGAGTCCAACATCTTCAAGCACAATATACTCACAGTCTTTCCCAATAGAGATCAGTGTGGGCGTCGTATTTTGGTTTTGGAGCTTGGCA AGCGCTGGAAGCACAAGCAGGTCACCCTGGACGAGGTGTTCAAGGGTGCTGTGCTCTTTCTAGAGGCTGCTATGCTGGAACCGGAGACACAGATCTGCGGAGCCGTGGTGATCTTCGATATGGACGGCCTTAGCTTGCAGCAAACCTGGCAATTTACGCCTCCCTTCGCCAAGCGCATAGTGGACTGGCTGCAGGACTCTGTACCCCTGAGAATTAAGGCCATTCACATTGTGAACCAGCCAAAGCTCTTCAACGTGGTGTTTGCTCTATTCAAGCCCTTCCTCAGGGAGAAGCTGCGCGCCAGGATCATCTTCCATGGCACCGATCGTGAGTCCCTGCACAAGTACATGTCGCCCAAGTGCCTGCCCGCCGCCTATGGCGGTATCCTTGAGTCCAACCGAATCGACAGTGATCAATGGTACCAGCTACTGCTCAAGTGCGATGCCGAGTTTGATGCCATTAATTCATATGGTTACAAGAAGAAGTGA